The DNA segment ATCTAAAACAGTTGATTCCAATCCTAATCCGGTGTCTCCATCATCCAGAACACCTGCTATTTTCCCTTTCAGATCGTGGTAAACATGATCTGCAGTTGTCGGACTTGGTTTTCCAGATGTATTGGCGCTTGGCCCAACAAGGGGTTTACCTGATTTACGAATCAGCTGCAAAGTCACCTCATTATCGGGCATCCGCATAGCTACACTCGCTAGACCAGCCGTAACGGTTGGCGCAAAAACATGATCCTTCACTTTAAAAATCAGTGTCAATGGACCTGGCCAAAAAGTTTGCATCAGTTTCTTAGCCACTTCGGGTACTTCCTGTACATACTGCTCAACTTCTTCTATAGTCGAGACATGCACAATTAATGGGTTGTCGCTTGGTCTCCCCTTTGCTGAATAAACCTTTTTAACTGCTGCTTCGTTTGTTGCATCAGCCCCTAATCCATAAACGGTTTCTGTGGGAAAAGAAATCAGTTCACCTTGTTGAATTTTTTGAGCTGCTTTAAGCACCTCAGATGGTCGGTATATAATAGTCTCCACAGTTTTTCCTCCGTTCATTTCAAGAAAACTCATCACATTTATTTAAATGG comes from the Carnobacterium sp. 17-4 genome and includes:
- a CDS encoding L-threonylcarbamoyladenylate synthase; its protein translation is METIIYRPSEVLKAAQKIQQGELISFPTETVYGLGADATNEAAVKKVYSAKGRPSDNPLIVHVSTIEEVEQYVQEVPEVAKKLMQTFWPGPLTLIFKVKDHVFAPTVTAGLASVAMRMPDNEVTLQLIRKSGKPLVGPSANTSGKPSPTTADHVYHDLKGKIAGVLDDGDTGLGLESTVLDITDPKLPTILRPGATTKEALEKVIGTVFVDRHLISNDEVPKAPGMKYKHYSPNEPVVIVVGESEIWQKAIKTYQKQGEKIGLLANQDLLNQFQDTVTATYSLGENKNIHDASRRLYSGLRYFETTDATLILAEAHEQKGLGEAYMNRLQKAAGNHFFD